In a genomic window of Candidatus Tumulicola sp.:
- a CDS encoding peptide ABC transporter substrate-binding protein, with the protein MKILRNTLAAVATLAVACACSKTGGTESGGRHSWTKPGELRIAIQQDSKNLNPLLNSNTTDGFLAFLMFEPLLSADDKGNPVPVLATKVPTIENGGIARNGLTITYHLRKDVKWSDGVPVTAKDVKWSWQALMNPNNNVVSRHGYDFIASIDTPDQYTAVVHLKRPFAPFVNTFFAMSDQPFPVAPEHVLSKYPNMNQIPFDSAPTVSDGPFKFVEWSHGDRIELARNDAFFMGPPKLDKINIKIVPDENTSVNLLRTHSVDYMFQASPNTYPALQTLSDVKLDFVNVNGYESVQLNVQSSQLKDPRVREAIALSLDKPQLVATLAHGVMKTATEDIPDWMWAFNPSVHSYPHDPVRARFLLREAGWSPGADGIMQKNGIPMDLVIVTNNSNATRREGSLQVQAMLKQSGIGSTIKSYAGDVLFAPAGMGGILQLGKFDLSIAGWYAGIDPDNSSQYMCENIPPGGYNYSRYCNPDMQAAQTAALTHYDRASRRAAYFRIQELLARDNPQIFFWWTRQVEPINVDFKGFDPNPVVESWNAWQWSI; encoded by the coding sequence GTGAAGATACTCCGAAACACGCTCGCGGCGGTTGCGACGCTCGCCGTGGCATGCGCCTGTAGCAAAACCGGTGGAACCGAAAGCGGCGGCCGCCACTCGTGGACGAAACCCGGCGAATTGCGCATTGCGATTCAACAAGATTCGAAAAACTTGAACCCGCTGCTCAACTCGAACACGACCGACGGCTTCCTAGCGTTTTTGATGTTCGAACCGTTGCTCTCGGCCGACGATAAGGGCAACCCGGTTCCGGTGCTCGCGACGAAAGTCCCGACCATCGAGAATGGTGGAATCGCTCGCAACGGCCTAACCATCACCTATCATCTGCGCAAAGACGTGAAGTGGAGCGATGGCGTTCCCGTGACGGCTAAAGACGTTAAGTGGTCGTGGCAAGCGCTCATGAACCCGAATAACAACGTCGTTTCGCGCCACGGCTACGATTTTATCGCGTCGATCGATACGCCCGATCAATATACGGCCGTCGTCCATCTCAAGCGCCCGTTTGCGCCTTTCGTCAATACGTTTTTTGCCATGAGCGATCAGCCGTTTCCGGTCGCCCCCGAACACGTACTTTCCAAATATCCGAACATGAATCAGATTCCGTTCGATTCGGCCCCGACCGTCAGCGACGGACCTTTCAAATTCGTCGAGTGGTCGCACGGCGATCGTATCGAGCTGGCGCGGAACGACGCGTTCTTTATGGGACCTCCCAAGCTCGACAAGATCAACATCAAAATCGTGCCCGACGAGAACACCAGCGTTAATTTGCTCCGCACGCACTCGGTCGACTACATGTTCCAAGCCTCGCCGAACACGTATCCGGCACTGCAAACGTTGAGCGACGTCAAACTCGATTTCGTCAACGTCAACGGCTACGAGTCGGTACAGCTCAACGTGCAGAGCTCGCAGCTCAAGGATCCGCGTGTTCGGGAGGCCATCGCGCTATCGCTCGACAAGCCGCAACTGGTCGCGACGCTCGCGCACGGCGTGATGAAAACGGCAACCGAAGACATTCCCGACTGGATGTGGGCGTTCAATCCGAGCGTCCATTCGTATCCGCACGATCCGGTTCGCGCGCGTTTCTTGCTGCGCGAAGCCGGCTGGAGTCCGGGCGCCGACGGCATCATGCAAAAGAACGGCATTCCGATGGATCTGGTGATCGTCACCAACAACTCCAACGCGACGCGTCGCGAGGGTAGCCTTCAGGTGCAAGCGATGCTCAAGCAATCCGGAATCGGCAGCACTATTAAAAGCTATGCCGGAGACGTGCTATTCGCACCGGCCGGCATGGGCGGAATCCTGCAGCTCGGTAAGTTCGATCTGTCCATCGCCGGCTGGTACGCGGGAATCGACCCCGACAACAGCTCGCAGTATATGTGCGAAAACATTCCGCCGGGCGGCTACAATTACTCGCGCTACTGCAATCCCGACATGCAAGCGGCGCAGACTGCCGCCCTAACGCATTACGATCGCGCCTCGCGGCGCGCGGCCTACTTCCGCATCCAGGAGCTGCTGGCGCGTGATAACCCGCAAATCTTCTTCTGGTGGACCCGCCAAGTCGAGCCGATCAACGTCGACTTCAAGGGGTTCGATCCGAACCCGGTCGTCGAATCGTGGAACGCGTGGCAATGGAGCATCTAG
- a CDS encoding phosphoribosyltransferase family protein, which yields MEHLGPRERTSATHPELVWLRKTIVERALTRGDYLLSGGIRSDYYIDKFSLFSEPHVLRRIARLFTPIVSEINPDIIGGTELGGVVIATAVSSLCNIPMIAVRKQPKGYGAFADEYVEGPYSSGQHVLLLEDVVTNGREVLTAARRLEELGLRVTPYAVISRGLAPVNALIAFSLPSSDAKTEN from the coding sequence ATGGAGCATCTAGGCCCGCGCGAACGAACGTCGGCCACCCATCCAGAATTGGTGTGGCTTCGTAAGACGATCGTCGAGCGAGCCCTGACCCGCGGCGACTATCTGTTATCGGGGGGCATTCGCAGCGACTATTATATCGACAAGTTTAGCTTGTTTTCCGAGCCGCACGTCCTGCGGCGGATCGCACGGCTGTTCACGCCGATCGTCAGCGAAATCAATCCCGATATCATCGGCGGAACGGAGTTAGGCGGCGTCGTGATCGCTACCGCGGTTTCGTCCCTGTGCAACATTCCGATGATCGCCGTCCGCAAGCAACCTAAGGGCTACGGGGCGTTCGCCGACGAGTACGTCGAAGGGCCGTATTCTTCCGGGCAGCACGTGCTGTTACTCGAGGACGTGGTGACCAACGGGCGCGAGGTATTGACCGCAGCGCGCCGTCTCGAGGAGCTCGGCTTGCGCGTGACGCCATACGCAGTCATCAGCCGCGGCCTGGCGCCGGTGAACGCGCTGATCGCGTTTTCGCTCCCCAGCAGCGACGCAAAAACCGAGAATTAA